One stretch of Arachis duranensis cultivar V14167 chromosome 1, aradu.V14167.gnm2.J7QH, whole genome shotgun sequence DNA includes these proteins:
- the LOC110277984 gene encoding uncharacterized protein LOC110277984 isoform X2: MVKMEKSSKRKIDEVRTPPENPSSKPLRPRIVESFPQPWHPYWNKGPGFAGSSSSSRAPNNPTLQLCNFDNVVNSTHNTSDVGVNSILVVQQEENADESLKKSISSRVLAQKPRIKKELYVVILEGKLKVLEDEIADLIQKIDALKDEHPSLLLEQNKLKLQMAISERGNTLQELEVEKNRVEMMKLIELQTEQAMEKQIRLLSNIGTNVQLMYKANMNPFNQPHFLCSNSNQVPNGVVATSRTRKINIDLQPENVTQVLMANNRRVRNENQVGMENLTENGQGSTPNYDIVKLEPSDY, from the exons ATG gtTAAAATGGAAAAGTCCTCTAAGAGAAAGATTGATGAAGTACGCACGCCTCCtgaaaatccatcatcaaagcCTTTGAGACCAAGGATAGTTGAATCATTTCCCCAACCATGGCATCCTTATTGGAACAAAGGCCCTGGCTTTGCAGGTTCAAGCAGCAGTAGCAGGGCACCTAATAACCCAACTCTCCAACTTTGCAATTTTGATAATGTTGTGAATTCAACTCATAACACAAGTGATGTTGGTGTGAATTCAATTCTTGTTGTTCAACAAGAAGAGAATGCTGATGAGAGTCTCAAAAA ATCGATCTCAAGTCGAGTTTTAGCACAGAAACCCAGAATCAAGAAAGAACTCTATGTAGTGATTTTGGAAGGAAAACTAAAAGTTTTAGAG GATGAGATAGCTGATCTTATTCAAAAAATTGATGCCCTCAAAGATGAACATCCTTCATTGTTACTGGAGCAGAATAAACTAAAACTGCAAATGGCTATTAGTGAAAGAGGAAACACACTGCAAGAAT TGGAGGTGGAGAAGAATAGAGTAGAAATGATGAAGTTAATCGAACTTCAAACAGAACAAGCAATGGAAAAACAAATAAGGTTGTTGAGTAATATTGGCACTAATGTTCAGCTTATGTACAAAGCAAACATGAATCCTTTTAACCAGCCACATTTTCTTTGCTCAAACTCAAATCAAG TTCCAAATGGAGTAGTGGCGACCTCAAGAACAAGGAAAATTAATATAGACCTACAACCAGAGAATGTGACGCAAGTTTTGATGGCTAATAACAGAAGAGTAAGAAATGAGAATCAGGTAGGGATGGAAAATTTGACTGAAAATGGACAAGGGTCAACTCCAAATTATGACATTGTGAAGTTAGAGCCAAGTGACTATTGA